A genomic region of Melanotaenia boesemani isolate fMelBoe1 chromosome 13, fMelBoe1.pri, whole genome shotgun sequence contains the following coding sequences:
- the mkrn4 gene encoding makorin, ring finger protein, 4 isoform X2 yields MDSTRNGSICRHFLNGYCRFGPRCKYRHEWTVMPSSQICRYFQKGGCWYGERCRYLHILQPEVGTAVTGRRGSVPAVSSSVAHAPSIRRGSEPALLRTVAMSRQECNGLESANTQHDVGHLPEDIAEEQSQETDLESVQSSENALANASHGKDEGTSSKTRVDGAAAAVASSPKSKSEEMEAVLQSKDVTCGICMDKVYEKPDERGQVFGILPNCNHPFCLECIMTWRKSKDFGPDVVRTCPQCRVRSAFYVPNKYWVEGPAKESVIAAFKKKASKKTCCFYDRNGCCPFKTECLYRHVERPNRVAYVSDDEDELDLLRFFITMTLLGGDDDTDDEDFSFYLSEEYGM; encoded by the exons ATGGACTCGACACGTAATGGAAGCATCTGTAG ACATTTCCTAAATGGTTATTGCAGATTTGGTCCTAGATGTAAGTACCGACATGAGTGGACTGTCATGCCATCATCCCAAATATGTAGGTACTTTCAGAAAGGTGGATGCTGGTATGGCGAGCGCTGCag GTATCTCCATATCCTGCAGCCTGAAGTTGGGACAGCTGTTACTGGTAGAAGGGGTTCAGTGCCTGCTGTCTCATCCAGTGTGGCTCACGCTCCATCTATAAGAAGAGGGTCGGAACCAGCTCTTCTGCGCACTGTTGCGATGTCCAGGCAGGAATGCAATGGTTTAGAGTCTGCAAATACTCAGCATGATGTTGGGCACCTACCTGAAGATATTGCAGAGGAGCAGTCACaag AAACTGATTTGGAGTCTGTTCAGAGCTCAGAGAATGCCCTAGCAAATGCCAGCCATGGGAAAGATGAG GGGACCTCATCTAAAACACGAGTAGATGGGGCTGCTGCTGCGGTGGCGTCTAGTCCTAAAAGTAAATCGGAGGAAATGGAGGCTGTCCTGCAGAGTAAGGACGTGACCTGTGGCATCTGCATGGACAAGGTCTATGAAAAGCCGGATGAGAGGGGCCAAGTTTTTGGGATCTTGCCAAACTGCAATCATCCCTTCTGTTTAGAATGCATCATGACCTGGAGGAAATCAAAAGATTTTGGGCCAGATGTTGTaag GACCTGCCCACAATGCCGAGTACGATCTGCCTTTTATGTGCCAAACAAATACTGGGTTGAAGGTCCTGCAAAGGAAAGTGTTATTGCTGCATTCAAGAAGAAAGCCAG TAAGAAGACATGCTGTTTCTATGACCGAAATGGATGTTGTCCCTTTAAAACGGAGTGCCTTTATCGACATGTTGAACGTCCAAATCGTGTAGCA TATGtctctgatgatgaagatgagctAGACCTGCTCAGATTTTTCATAACCATGACTCTCCTTGGTGGCGACGACGATACCGATGATGaggatttttccttttatctgtCTGAGGAGTATGGCATGTGA
- the mkrn4 gene encoding makorin, ring finger protein, 4 isoform X3 — protein sequence MPSSQICRYFQKGGCWYGERCRYLHILQPEVGTAVTGRRGSVPAVSSSVAHAPSIRRGSEPALLRTVAMSRQECNGLESANTQHDVGHLPEDIAEEQSQETDLESVQSSENALANASHGKDEGTSSKTRVDGAAAAVASSPKSKSEEMEAVLQSKDVTCGICMDKVYEKPDERGQVFGILPNCNHPFCLECIMTWRKSKDFGPDVVRTCPQCRVRSAFYVPNKYWVEGPAKESVIAAFKKKASKKTCCFYDRNGCCPFKTECLYRHVERPNRVAFSYVSDDEDELDLLRFFITMTLLGGDDDTDDEDFSFYLSEEYGM from the exons ATGCCATCATCCCAAATATGTAGGTACTTTCAGAAAGGTGGATGCTGGTATGGCGAGCGCTGCag GTATCTCCATATCCTGCAGCCTGAAGTTGGGACAGCTGTTACTGGTAGAAGGGGTTCAGTGCCTGCTGTCTCATCCAGTGTGGCTCACGCTCCATCTATAAGAAGAGGGTCGGAACCAGCTCTTCTGCGCACTGTTGCGATGTCCAGGCAGGAATGCAATGGTTTAGAGTCTGCAAATACTCAGCATGATGTTGGGCACCTACCTGAAGATATTGCAGAGGAGCAGTCACaag AAACTGATTTGGAGTCTGTTCAGAGCTCAGAGAATGCCCTAGCAAATGCCAGCCATGGGAAAGATGAG GGGACCTCATCTAAAACACGAGTAGATGGGGCTGCTGCTGCGGTGGCGTCTAGTCCTAAAAGTAAATCGGAGGAAATGGAGGCTGTCCTGCAGAGTAAGGACGTGACCTGTGGCATCTGCATGGACAAGGTCTATGAAAAGCCGGATGAGAGGGGCCAAGTTTTTGGGATCTTGCCAAACTGCAATCATCCCTTCTGTTTAGAATGCATCATGACCTGGAGGAAATCAAAAGATTTTGGGCCAGATGTTGTaag GACCTGCCCACAATGCCGAGTACGATCTGCCTTTTATGTGCCAAACAAATACTGGGTTGAAGGTCCTGCAAAGGAAAGTGTTATTGCTGCATTCAAGAAGAAAGCCAG TAAGAAGACATGCTGTTTCTATGACCGAAATGGATGTTGTCCCTTTAAAACGGAGTGCCTTTATCGACATGTTGAACGTCCAAATCGTGTAGCATTTTCA TATGtctctgatgatgaagatgagctAGACCTGCTCAGATTTTTCATAACCATGACTCTCCTTGGTGGCGACGACGATACCGATGATGaggatttttccttttatctgtCTGAGGAGTATGGCATGTGA
- the mkrn4 gene encoding makorin, ring finger protein, 4 isoform X1 — protein MDSTRNGSICRHFLNGYCRFGPRCKYRHEWTVMPSSQICRYFQKGGCWYGERCRYLHILQPEVGTAVTGRRGSVPAVSSSVAHAPSIRRGSEPALLRTVAMSRQECNGLESANTQHDVGHLPEDIAEEQSQETDLESVQSSENALANASHGKDEGTSSKTRVDGAAAAVASSPKSKSEEMEAVLQSKDVTCGICMDKVYEKPDERGQVFGILPNCNHPFCLECIMTWRKSKDFGPDVVRTCPQCRVRSAFYVPNKYWVEGPAKESVIAAFKKKASKKTCCFYDRNGCCPFKTECLYRHVERPNRVAFSYVSDDEDELDLLRFFITMTLLGGDDDTDDEDFSFYLSEEYGM, from the exons ATGGACTCGACACGTAATGGAAGCATCTGTAG ACATTTCCTAAATGGTTATTGCAGATTTGGTCCTAGATGTAAGTACCGACATGAGTGGACTGTCATGCCATCATCCCAAATATGTAGGTACTTTCAGAAAGGTGGATGCTGGTATGGCGAGCGCTGCag GTATCTCCATATCCTGCAGCCTGAAGTTGGGACAGCTGTTACTGGTAGAAGGGGTTCAGTGCCTGCTGTCTCATCCAGTGTGGCTCACGCTCCATCTATAAGAAGAGGGTCGGAACCAGCTCTTCTGCGCACTGTTGCGATGTCCAGGCAGGAATGCAATGGTTTAGAGTCTGCAAATACTCAGCATGATGTTGGGCACCTACCTGAAGATATTGCAGAGGAGCAGTCACaag AAACTGATTTGGAGTCTGTTCAGAGCTCAGAGAATGCCCTAGCAAATGCCAGCCATGGGAAAGATGAG GGGACCTCATCTAAAACACGAGTAGATGGGGCTGCTGCTGCGGTGGCGTCTAGTCCTAAAAGTAAATCGGAGGAAATGGAGGCTGTCCTGCAGAGTAAGGACGTGACCTGTGGCATCTGCATGGACAAGGTCTATGAAAAGCCGGATGAGAGGGGCCAAGTTTTTGGGATCTTGCCAAACTGCAATCATCCCTTCTGTTTAGAATGCATCATGACCTGGAGGAAATCAAAAGATTTTGGGCCAGATGTTGTaag GACCTGCCCACAATGCCGAGTACGATCTGCCTTTTATGTGCCAAACAAATACTGGGTTGAAGGTCCTGCAAAGGAAAGTGTTATTGCTGCATTCAAGAAGAAAGCCAG TAAGAAGACATGCTGTTTCTATGACCGAAATGGATGTTGTCCCTTTAAAACGGAGTGCCTTTATCGACATGTTGAACGTCCAAATCGTGTAGCATTTTCA TATGtctctgatgatgaagatgagctAGACCTGCTCAGATTTTTCATAACCATGACTCTCCTTGGTGGCGACGACGATACCGATGATGaggatttttccttttatctgtCTGAGGAGTATGGCATGTGA
- the ppardb gene encoding peroxisome proliferator-activated receptor delta b, protein MEGFQQAATEQHDRVNGYSKPKSPHDMADVRWTPPEGESGGSDSCGGTSVSELTDFQELKTRESEDEEENEEVLACKDLKGDQNKRQKEDQDQEKNHNKQNSCASSSYTDLSHTSSPSLSEQLRLGREDNTGSGISVECKVCGDKASGFHYGVHACEGCKGFFRRTVRMKLEYDRCERSCKIQKKNRNKCQYCRFQKCLALGMSHDAIRYGRMPEAERKKLVAGLLAEELNLSKPGGSDLKTLAKQVNTAYLKNLSMTKKRARSIMTGKTSSTSPFVIYDMDTLWKAESGLVWSQLVPGAPLTKEIGVHVFYRCQCTTVETVRELTEFAKCIPGFVDLFLNDQVTLLKYGVHEAIFAMLPSLMNKDGLLVANGKGFVTREFLRSLRKPFSEIMEPKFEFAVKFNALELDDSDLALFVAAIILCGDRPGLMNVKQVEQSQDNILQALDLHLQANHSDSLYLFPKLLQKMADLRQLVTENAQLVQKIKKTESETSLHPLLQEIYKDMY, encoded by the exons ATGGAAGGGTTTCAGCAAGCTGCTACAGAACAGCATGACAGGGTAAATGGATACAGCAAGCCCAAGTCCCCCCATGACATGGCTGATGTCAGGTGGACGCCACCAGAAGGAGAGTCCGGAGGCTCAGACAGCTGTGGGGGGACAAGTGTGTCGGAGCTGACAGACTTTCAGGAGTTAAAGACCAGGGAAAGCGAAGATGAGGAAGAGAATGAAGAAGTCCTTGCTTGTAAAGACCTTAAAGGGGACCagaataaaagacagaaagaggatCAAGATCAGGAGAAAAATCACAACAAGCAAAACAGTTGTGCGTCATCCAGCTACACAG accTTTCCCATACTTCATCACCCTCACTGTCAGAACAGCTGCGTCTTGGCAGAGAAGACAATACAGGGTCTGGTATCAGTGTGGAGTGTAAGGTCTGCGGGGACAAGGCCTCTGGCTTCCATTACGGCGTACACGCCTGTGAAGGTTGCAAG GGCTTTTTCCGGCGGACCGTGAGAATGAAACTGGAATATGACCGCTGTGAGCGTTCCTGCAAGATTCAGAAGAAGAATCGCAACAAGTGCCAATATTGTCGCTTCCAGAAGTGCCTGGCTTTAGGAATGTCTCATGATG CGATCCGATATGGACGTATGCCCGAGgcagagaggaagaagctggtCGCAGGCCTTCTTGCAGAGGAGCTGAACCTCAGCAAACCAGGTGGTTCAGACCTAAAGACCTTGGCCAAACAGGTCAACACAGCTTACTTGAAGAACCTCAGTATGACCAAGAAGAGGGCCCGCAGCATAATGACAGGCAAAACCAGCAGCACCTCA CCTTTTGTGATCTATGACATGGACACGCTCTGGAAAGCAGAAAGTGGTTTAGTATGGAGCCAGTTAGTTCCAGGTGCACCTCTGACCAAGGAGATAGGAGTTCACGTGTTCTACCGCTGTCAGTGCACCACAGTGGAGACTGTACGAGAGCTCACAGAGTTTGCCAAGTGCATTCCGGGGTTTGTGGACCTCTTCCTTAATGACCAG GTGACTTTGCTCAAGTACGGTGTTCATGAAGCTATTTTCGCCATGTTGCCATCTCTCATGAACAAAGATGGACTGTTGGTGGCCAACGGTAAAGGCTTTGTGACAAGAGAGTTTCTGCGCAGCTTAAGGAAGCCCTTCAGTGAGATCATGGAGCCCAAGTTTGAGTTTGCTGTCAAGTTCAATGCTCTGGAGTTGGATGACAGCGACCTGGCCctatttgttgctgccattATTCTCTGTGGAG aTCGTCCGGGGCTTATGAACGTGAAGCAGGTGGAGCAAAGCCAGGACAACATACTCCAGGCCCTGGACCTCCATCTTCAAGCAAACCACTCTGACTCTCTCTACCTCTTCCCTAAGCTGCTTCAGAAGATGGCTGACCTTCGCCAGTTGGTTACTGAAAATGCTCAGCTTGTCCAAAAGATCAAAAAGACTGAGTCAGAGACCTCGCTCCACCCTTTACTACAGGAGATCTACAAAGACATGTATTAG